One window from the genome of Rhodopseudomonas sp. P2A-2r encodes:
- a CDS encoding ATP-binding cassette domain-containing protein, giving the protein MDAITNHPPVLEVRGLTKRFGGLTAVKKLSFDLNAGEIFGLIGPNGSGKSTAMKSIMGIERPTAGEVLFLGENVAGLPAHKIARKGFGMVFQHSRPLNRQTVLENIMVALLPDSLFMLFADKALTERAKWIANRVGLGNVMHRRPPTLPFADLRRLELAKAIARDPKVVLVDEPFAGLTLAEVGTFSELIRSFRDEGRAVLLVDHNVKSVAALVDRVLAMYLGEEICTGAASEVMRNETVRRVYLGGAIETSARPEISFKDKVPLLQVENVSVFYGKAQALENVSIHVHKGEFVSVVGLNGAGKTTLFNTISGFLPYTGEIVRDGDKLRGTTPAKIARSGVVQCPESRELFGEMSVRENLDLGGQHLSDDARATQLEWLFDLFPILRERQGQMAQTLSGGEQQMLAIGRALMMQPKILILDEPTLGLAPVILELLSKALEKLRQTTDITVLLGEQNVTFALPHADRVYVLEHARIVWEGDPGRFAAEAGEGYL; this is encoded by the coding sequence ATGGACGCCATTACCAACCACCCGCCCGTGCTCGAAGTCCGCGGCCTGACCAAACGCTTCGGCGGCCTCACCGCGGTGAAGAAGCTGTCGTTCGACCTCAACGCCGGCGAGATTTTCGGGCTGATCGGCCCGAATGGCTCCGGCAAGTCCACCGCCATGAAGTCGATCATGGGCATCGAGCGCCCCACCGCAGGCGAAGTCCTGTTCCTGGGCGAGAACGTCGCCGGCCTGCCCGCGCACAAGATCGCGCGCAAGGGCTTTGGCATGGTGTTCCAGCATTCGCGGCCGCTGAACCGGCAGACCGTGCTGGAAAACATCATGGTCGCGCTGCTGCCGGACAGCCTGTTCATGCTGTTCGCCGACAAGGCGCTGACCGAGCGCGCCAAATGGATCGCCAACCGCGTCGGCCTCGGCAATGTCATGCATCGCCGGCCGCCGACCCTGCCGTTCGCCGACCTGCGCCGGCTGGAACTGGCCAAGGCGATCGCCCGCGATCCCAAAGTGGTGCTGGTCGACGAGCCCTTCGCCGGGCTGACGCTGGCCGAAGTCGGCACCTTCTCCGAACTGATCCGCAGCTTTCGCGACGAGGGCCGCGCGGTGCTGCTGGTCGACCACAACGTCAAGAGCGTGGCGGCGCTGGTCGACCGCGTGCTGGCGATGTATCTCGGCGAGGAGATCTGCACCGGCGCGGCCAGCGAAGTGATGCGCAACGAAACCGTGCGCCGGGTCTATCTCGGCGGCGCCATTGAGACCTCGGCGCGCCCGGAGATCAGCTTCAAGGACAAGGTGCCGCTGCTGCAGGTCGAGAATGTCAGCGTCTTCTACGGCAAGGCGCAGGCGCTGGAGAACGTCTCGATCCACGTCCACAAGGGCGAGTTCGTCTCGGTGGTCGGTCTCAATGGCGCCGGCAAGACCACGCTGTTCAATACGATCTCCGGCTTCCTGCCCTACACCGGCGAGATCGTCCGCGACGGCGACAAACTGCGCGGCACCACCCCGGCGAAGATCGCGCGATCCGGCGTTGTCCAATGTCCGGAATCCCGCGAACTGTTCGGCGAGATGAGTGTGCGAGAAAATCTCGACCTCGGCGGTCAGCATTTGTCCGACGATGCTCGGGCCACGCAGCTGGAATGGCTGTTCGACCTGTTCCCGATCCTCCGGGAGCGGCAGGGCCAGATGGCGCAGACATTGTCCGGCGGCGAGCAGCAGATGCTGGCGATCGGCCGCGCGCTGATGATGCAGCCGAAAATCCTGATCCTTGACGAGCCGACCTTGGGTCTCGCGCCAGTGATCTTGGAATTGCTCTCCAAGGCGCTGGAAAAGCTGCGCCAGACCACCGACATCACAGTGCTGCTGGGCGAGCAGAACGTCACTTTCGCGCTGCCCCACGCCGACCGGGTCTATGTGCTGGAACACGCCCGCATCGTCTGGGAAGGCGATCCCGGCCGGTTTGCGGCCGAGGCCGGCGAAGGCTACTTGTAG
- a CDS encoding SDR family oxidoreductase produces the protein MDLHLRGNRVLITGASKGIGAAAAEAFAAEGCSIALAARSGIAMEELATRLRADHGVEVAVHTVDLRKPTELAVLAATAGHIDILVNNAGDIPGGSLDKIDEPTWRHAWDLKVFGFINLTRLIYARMKAQGHGVIINDIGAAGEKFDANYICGSAGNAALMAFTRALGGKSLKDNIRVVGINPGPVETERHITLMKTRAKAQFGDENRFRELQAGLPLGRPAHTREIADLMTFLASDRASYTTGVIYTVDGGLSAGWG, from the coding sequence ATGGATCTTCACCTGCGCGGCAACCGCGTTCTCATCACCGGCGCCTCAAAGGGCATCGGCGCCGCCGCAGCCGAAGCCTTCGCCGCTGAAGGCTGTTCCATTGCACTGGCCGCCCGGAGCGGCATCGCCATGGAAGAGCTCGCCACTCGATTGCGCGCCGACCACGGCGTCGAGGTCGCCGTGCACACGGTGGACCTGCGCAAGCCTACCGAACTCGCAGTGCTGGCGGCCACCGCGGGCCACATCGACATCCTGGTCAACAATGCCGGCGACATTCCCGGCGGCTCCCTCGACAAGATCGACGAACCGACCTGGCGCCATGCCTGGGACCTGAAAGTATTCGGCTTCATCAACCTGACGCGGCTGATCTACGCCCGGATGAAGGCGCAGGGGCACGGCGTCATCATCAATGACATCGGCGCCGCCGGTGAGAAGTTCGACGCCAACTATATCTGCGGCAGCGCCGGCAACGCCGCGCTGATGGCGTTTACGCGGGCGCTGGGCGGCAAGAGCCTGAAGGACAACATTCGCGTCGTCGGCATCAATCCCGGCCCGGTGGAGACCGAGCGCCACATCACGCTGATGAAGACCAGGGCAAAGGCCCAGTTCGGCGATGAGAACCGGTTTCGCGAATTGCAGGCCGGCCTTCCGCTCGGACGCCCGGCCCATACCCGCGAGATCGCCGATCTGATGACATTCCTGGCGTCGGACCGCGCAAGCTATACGACCGGCGTGATCTATACGGTGGATGGCGGGTTGAGCGCGGGCTGGGGTTAG
- a CDS encoding alpha/beta hydrolase — protein sequence MSKPFGETDWRAMSRPQLDAGLNNGVAVAGSADIGAGWVKRSEDIKAKHPDHLDLSYGPRERNRFDFLKAADGGPTLVLIHGGYWQMRSKDFFTCFAAGPMAHGINVAVVGYTLAPEATLDEIVAELHASVDAVVAQSPALGADPARIVVSGWSAGGHLTATTLTHPAVKGAWRSRASTISSRSGIPISTRS from the coding sequence ATGAGTAAGCCCTTCGGCGAAACGGACTGGCGAGCGATGAGCCGGCCGCAGCTCGACGCCGGCCTCAACAACGGCGTCGCCGTCGCCGGCAGCGCCGATATCGGCGCGGGCTGGGTCAAGCGCTCCGAGGACATCAAGGCGAAGCATCCCGATCACCTGGATCTCAGCTATGGACCGCGCGAGCGCAACAGGTTCGACTTTCTGAAGGCCGCCGACGGCGGTCCGACGCTGGTGCTGATCCATGGCGGCTACTGGCAGATGCGCTCCAAGGATTTCTTCACCTGCTTCGCCGCCGGGCCCATGGCGCATGGTATCAACGTCGCCGTCGTCGGCTATACGCTGGCGCCGGAAGCGACGCTGGACGAGATCGTCGCGGAGCTTCACGCCAGCGTCGATGCGGTGGTCGCGCAATCGCCCGCACTGGGCGCGGACCCCGCGCGCATCGTGGTGTCCGGCTGGTCGGCCGGCGGTCATCTGACTGCGACGACGCTGACGCATCCCGCGGTCAAGGGGGCGTGGCGATCTCGGGCATCTACGATCTCGAGCCGATCCGGCATTCCTATCTCAACGAGAAGCTGA
- a CDS encoding amidase: MAVNQDLIKATACAIVDQLNAGTVTPLELLDVLEAHIAAVDGQVNALPTLCFDRARSAARELMKKPLGSRGILAGMPVPIKDLTSVAGVRTTQGSRIFQDVIPAKSNILVERLEDNGALVYAKSNTPEFGAGANTFNDVFGATLNPWDLSRSAAGSSGGAAAALASGTAWLAHGSDMGGSLRNPASFCGIVGLRPSIGRVAATPSVALARMVSVQGPMARTVEDLALMLDAMSGEHPADPLSLPLLPESFRAAVRSGRKPKRVAYSPDLGVTPVDPEVVAITRAAAKRFEEAGVIVEEACPDLREAHECFHVLRAYDFALSKAALLRDKRDLLKPEVIWNIEEGLKLKVTDLERAEGQRVALAARAYEFFQTYDLLLCPATIVPPFPIEQRYLAECNGTKFDNYVQWLAIVYAITLTCCPALSLPCGFTASGLPVGLQIVGPPRGEAPLLAGARLLEDILGISGSTPIDPRGVKSATTP, from the coding sequence GTGGCTGTGAATCAGGATCTCATCAAGGCAACGGCCTGTGCCATTGTCGATCAACTCAATGCCGGCACGGTGACGCCGCTGGAATTGCTCGACGTGCTGGAGGCGCACATCGCCGCCGTGGACGGCCAGGTCAACGCCCTGCCGACGCTGTGTTTCGATCGCGCCCGCAGCGCCGCCCGCGAATTGATGAAGAAGCCGCTCGGCAGCCGCGGCATCCTCGCCGGCATGCCGGTGCCGATCAAGGACCTCACCTCGGTGGCTGGCGTGCGCACCACCCAGGGCTCGCGGATTTTCCAGGATGTCATCCCGGCCAAATCCAACATCCTGGTCGAGCGGCTCGAAGACAACGGCGCGCTGGTCTACGCCAAGTCCAACACGCCGGAATTCGGCGCCGGAGCCAACACTTTCAACGATGTGTTCGGTGCCACGCTCAATCCCTGGGACCTGTCGCGCTCCGCGGCGGGCTCCTCCGGCGGCGCCGCGGCGGCACTGGCCAGCGGCACCGCATGGCTGGCCCACGGCTCCGACATGGGCGGCTCGCTGCGCAATCCGGCCAGCTTCTGCGGCATCGTCGGCCTGCGGCCGAGCATTGGCCGGGTCGCCGCCACGCCGTCGGTGGCGCTCGCGCGGATGGTCAGTGTGCAGGGCCCCATGGCCCGAACCGTCGAGGATCTGGCTTTGATGCTCGACGCCATGAGCGGCGAGCATCCCGCCGATCCGCTCTCATTACCGCTGTTGCCGGAGTCGTTCCGTGCCGCCGTCCGTTCTGGCAGGAAGCCGAAGCGCGTCGCCTATTCACCAGACCTTGGGGTCACCCCGGTCGATCCCGAAGTCGTCGCAATCACCCGCGCCGCCGCCAAGCGGTTTGAAGAAGCCGGCGTCATCGTTGAGGAAGCCTGCCCGGACCTCAGGGAAGCCCATGAGTGCTTCCACGTGCTGCGCGCCTACGACTTCGCGCTGTCCAAGGCGGCGCTGCTCCGCGACAAGCGCGACCTGTTGAAGCCGGAAGTGATCTGGAACATCGAGGAAGGCCTCAAGCTCAAGGTGACGGACCTCGAACGCGCCGAGGGCCAGCGCGTCGCCCTGGCCGCGCGCGCCTACGAATTCTTCCAGACCTACGACCTGCTGCTGTGCCCCGCCACCATCGTGCCGCCGTTCCCCATCGAGCAGCGCTACCTTGCCGAATGCAACGGCACCAAATTCGACAACTATGTGCAGTGGCTGGCCATCGTCTACGCGATCACGCTCACCTGCTGCCCGGCGCTGTCGCTGCCCTGCGGTTTCACCGCAAGCGGCCTGCCGGTCGGCCTGCAGATAGTCGGCCCGCCGCGCGGCGAAGCGCCGTTGCTGGCCGGTGCGCGTTTGCTCGAGGACATCCTGGGCATCAGCGGCAGCACACCGATCGATCCACGCGGGGTGAAGTCGGCGACGACGCCGTAA
- a CDS encoding ferredoxin — MPARLKIRVDPDKCQGHSRCKSLAPELFTLDEYGYAHEVGDGSVPDGLEDQAWLAKSNCPELAIDISED, encoded by the coding sequence TTGCCAGCCAGACTCAAAATCCGCGTCGATCCGGACAAGTGCCAGGGCCACAGCCGCTGCAAGTCGCTGGCCCCCGAATTGTTCACACTGGACGAATACGGCTACGCCCACGAAGTGGGCGACGGCAGCGTTCCCGATGGCCTTGAAGACCAGGCCTGGCTAGCGAAATCCAATTGCCCCGAACTGGCCATCGACATCAGCGAGGACTGA
- a CDS encoding cytochrome P450: MNKPVPVTDWLTDFDHTDPRWTEDPYPILDELRSKCPVAHTERFLGVYLPTTYEAVKQVSYDTDSFSSRRVVVRSVRPEPPIPSPPITADPPVHKPFKQLLLPPFTPDAVRKLEPDVRTICNTLIDNFITDGHCDAAAQFAKYIPVRTIAHMLGIPREDGDLFIGWIHQILELGISDDAELMKGVKAMSAYFAVQIEKRKTQPTDDLISTLMNARGPDGQPLSDAYVLGALRLLLIAGIDTTWSAIGSSLWHLAKTPADRARLVADPALIPVAIEEFLRAYSPVTMAREVMQETTVSGCPMKPGNMVLLSFPAANRDPAVFPDADKVIIDRQENRHVAFGLGIHRCIGSNLARMNMAIAIEEWLKRIPDFSLDPTGTVTWSEGTVRGPRQLPLRFSGAR, from the coding sequence ATGAACAAACCTGTCCCCGTCACCGACTGGCTCACCGACTTCGATCACACCGACCCGCGCTGGACTGAAGATCCCTATCCGATCCTCGACGAACTCCGATCGAAATGTCCGGTGGCGCATACCGAGCGCTTTCTCGGCGTCTATCTGCCGACGACCTATGAGGCGGTGAAGCAGGTGTCCTACGACACCGACAGCTTCTCGTCGCGCCGCGTCGTGGTGCGCAGCGTACGGCCGGAACCGCCGATCCCGTCGCCGCCGATCACCGCCGATCCGCCGGTGCACAAGCCGTTCAAGCAGTTGCTGCTGCCGCCCTTTACCCCCGACGCGGTGCGCAAGCTCGAGCCGGATGTGCGCACCATTTGCAATACGCTGATCGACAACTTCATCACCGACGGCCACTGCGACGCCGCCGCGCAATTCGCCAAATATATCCCGGTGCGCACCATCGCCCACATGCTCGGCATTCCCCGCGAGGACGGCGACCTATTCATCGGCTGGATCCACCAGATCCTCGAACTCGGCATCTCCGACGACGCCGAGCTGATGAAGGGCGTCAAGGCGATGAGCGCCTACTTCGCCGTGCAGATCGAGAAGCGCAAGACTCAGCCGACCGATGACCTGATCAGCACGCTGATGAATGCCCGCGGTCCTGACGGCCAGCCGTTGTCCGACGCCTATGTCCTCGGCGCGCTGCGTCTGCTGCTGATCGCCGGCATCGACACCACCTGGAGTGCGATCGGCTCATCCCTGTGGCATCTGGCGAAGACGCCGGCCGACCGCGCCCGGCTGGTCGCCGATCCCGCGCTGATCCCGGTGGCCATCGAGGAATTCCTGCGGGCTTATTCGCCGGTCACCATGGCCCGCGAGGTGATGCAGGAGACCACCGTCAGCGGCTGCCCGATGAAGCCCGGCAACATGGTGCTGCTGTCGTTCCCGGCGGCCAACCGCGACCCCGCCGTGTTCCCGGACGCCGACAAGGTGATCATCGACCGCCAGGAGAATCGCCACGTCGCGTTCGGCCTCGGCATCCACCGCTGCATCGGTTCCAATCTCGCCCGCATGAACATGGCCATCGCCATTGAAGAGTGGCTGAAGCGCATACCCGACTTTAGTCTCGATCCCACCGGCACGGTCACCTGGTCGGAGGGCACCGTGCGCGGCCCGAGGCAACTGCCGTTGCGGTTTTCCGGCGCTCGCTGA
- a CDS encoding MFS transporter, protein MGNLVEWYDFYAYTAFALYFAPAFFPNSDPVVQQLNAAVLFAATFLMRPLGGWLFGYLADTYGRRFSLTASVLCMCFGSLIIACTPTYASIGFAAPAILAFARIIEGLSLGGEYGASATYLSEVADPKHRGFYSSFQYVTLIGGQLTAIIVLMLLQKVFLTEQELKDWGWRIPFVIGALLAVFTAVMRRDMHETEQFLEAKKLKKPMGSMRSLLKYPRELLLVVGLTAGGTAAFYTFTTYMQTFVKLSVGLTTDQTTTVIFGTLIFATFLQPVYGALSDRIGRKPLLIFFGVAGTLSTVPILTLLKDTKSPFTAFLLICAAWVFVAGYTSINAVVKAELFPTNIRALGVGVPYALTVSIFGGTAPAIALYFKSLGHEEWFYYYLSGMIFLSLLIYLTMRDTKHNSAMHRHE, encoded by the coding sequence ATGGGCAATCTCGTCGAATGGTACGATTTCTACGCCTATACGGCGTTTGCGCTGTATTTCGCCCCGGCCTTCTTCCCCAATAGCGACCCGGTGGTGCAGCAGCTCAACGCCGCCGTGCTGTTCGCCGCGACCTTCCTGATGCGCCCGCTCGGCGGCTGGCTGTTTGGCTATCTCGCCGACACCTACGGCCGGCGCTTTTCGCTGACGGCGTCGGTGCTGTGCATGTGCTTCGGCTCGCTGATCATCGCCTGCACGCCGACCTATGCGTCGATCGGTTTCGCGGCGCCGGCGATCCTTGCCTTTGCGCGCATCATCGAGGGCCTCAGCCTCGGCGGCGAATATGGCGCCAGCGCCACCTACCTCAGCGAGGTCGCCGACCCCAAGCATCGCGGTTTCTATTCCAGCTTCCAGTACGTCACTTTGATCGGCGGCCAGCTCACCGCCATCATCGTGCTGATGCTGCTGCAGAAGGTGTTTCTCACCGAACAGGAGCTGAAGGACTGGGGCTGGCGGATTCCGTTCGTGATCGGCGCCCTGCTGGCGGTGTTCACCGCGGTGATGCGACGTGACATGCACGAGACCGAACAGTTCCTGGAAGCCAAGAAGCTGAAGAAGCCGATGGGCTCCATGCGCAGCCTTCTGAAGTATCCGCGCGAACTGTTGCTGGTGGTCGGGCTGACCGCCGGCGGCACCGCGGCGTTCTACACCTTCACCACCTACATGCAGACCTTCGTCAAGCTCTCGGTCGGGCTCACCACCGACCAGACCACCACGGTGATCTTCGGCACGCTGATCTTCGCCACCTTCCTGCAGCCGGTCTATGGCGCGCTGTCGGACCGCATCGGCCGCAAGCCGCTGCTGATCTTCTTCGGCGTCGCCGGCACCCTGTCGACGGTTCCAATCCTGACGCTGTTGAAGGACACCAAGTCGCCCTTCACCGCATTCCTGCTGATCTGCGCCGCCTGGGTGTTCGTCGCCGGCTACACGTCCATCAACGCCGTGGTGAAGGCCGAGCTGTTCCCGACCAATATCCGCGCGCTCGGCGTCGGCGTGCCCTATGCGCTGACGGTGTCGATCTTCGGCGGCACCGCCCCGGCGATCGCGCTGTACTTCAAGAGCCTTGGCCATGAGGAATGGTTCTATTATTACCTCAGCGGCATGATCTTCCTGTCGCTGCTGATCTATCTTACGATGCGCGACACCAAGCACAATTCGGCGATGCACCGTCACGAGTGA
- a CDS encoding sulfite oxidase-like oxidoreductase, with protein MTDDDLPPDSKLTRSKQRWAREGKFLTGRIARPEEQRLPPGQHLTMDWPVLDLGVTPKVTRDSWRLDVYGAVETPLFWNFADFTAQPQQTFVSDIHCVTTWSRYDNAWEGLSTRELLAACKPKDDAHFVVLHSHDGYTTNLALEDFAAEDALLAHAWQGQPIDGEHGGPVRLIVPHLYFWKSAKWLQRIEFVTEDKPGYWEVRGYHNRGDPWLEQRYSED; from the coding sequence ATGACCGACGACGATCTCCCGCCGGATTCCAAGCTGACACGGAGCAAGCAACGCTGGGCGCGCGAGGGCAAGTTCCTCACCGGCAGGATCGCGCGCCCCGAAGAGCAACGGCTGCCGCCCGGCCAGCACCTGACCATGGACTGGCCGGTGCTCGACCTCGGCGTCACGCCGAAGGTCACCCGCGACAGCTGGCGGCTCGACGTCTACGGTGCGGTGGAGACGCCGTTGTTCTGGAATTTTGCTGATTTCACTGCCCAGCCGCAGCAGACATTCGTCTCCGACATCCACTGCGTCACCACCTGGTCGCGCTACGACAATGCGTGGGAGGGCCTGTCGACCCGGGAGCTGCTGGCAGCGTGCAAGCCGAAGGACGACGCGCATTTCGTCGTGCTGCATTCCCACGACGGCTACACCACCAATCTCGCGCTGGAAGATTTCGCCGCCGAGGATGCGCTGCTCGCGCACGCGTGGCAGGGCCAGCCGATCGACGGCGAGCATGGCGGCCCGGTCCGGCTGATCGTGCCGCATCTGTACTTCTGGAAGAGCGCCAAGTGGCTGCAGCGCATCGAATTCGTCACTGAGGACAAGCCCGGCTACTGGGAAGTCCGCGGCTATCATAACCGCGGCGACCCGTGGCTCGAGCAGCGCTATTCGGAGGATTGA
- a CDS encoding bifunctional alpha/beta hydrolase/OsmC family protein — protein sequence MPTERFQFPGTGGHQLAAALDLPDGEPAAYALFAHCFTCSKDSLAAARIAAALTARGIAVLRFDFTGLGSSEGDFANATFSSNVADLVLAANHLRNIRKAPAILIGHSFGGAAILAAAADISEARAVVTIAAPSDPAHVTHLFADRLDCIRAHGEVEVKLAGRPFTIKRAFLDDIAEHNLMAHVARLHKPLLIMQSPTDDTVGIDNATRIFLAAKHPKSFVSLDGMDHLLTKRSDAVYVADVITAWAGRYLDAAATAPAADSPEPRRVVVRETRASKLQQQIMVGPHRLIADEPLAAGGADTGPGPYDLLLAALGACTSMTMRLYADRKALPMDRVTVTLNHSKIYAKDCAECETKEGMLDQLDRVISIEGALDDEQRKRLMDVADKCPVHRTLKSEIRIVTKAAE from the coding sequence ATGCCCACCGAACGCTTTCAATTCCCCGGCACCGGCGGCCATCAGCTCGCCGCGGCGCTCGACCTGCCCGATGGCGAGCCCGCGGCCTATGCGCTGTTCGCGCATTGCTTCACCTGCAGCAAGGATTCGCTGGCTGCCGCGCGCATCGCCGCGGCGCTGACCGCACGCGGCATCGCCGTGCTGCGCTTCGACTTCACAGGCCTCGGCTCCAGCGAAGGTGACTTCGCCAACGCGACCTTCTCGTCCAACGTCGCCGACCTCGTGCTCGCCGCCAACCACCTGCGCAATATCCGCAAGGCACCGGCGATCCTGATCGGTCACAGTTTTGGCGGCGCCGCGATCCTCGCTGCTGCCGCCGACATTTCTGAGGCCCGGGCGGTGGTGACCATCGCGGCCCCCTCGGATCCCGCCCACGTCACCCATCTGTTCGCCGACCGCCTCGACTGCATCCGCGCCCACGGCGAGGTCGAGGTGAAGCTCGCCGGCCGCCCCTTCACCATCAAGCGCGCATTCCTCGACGACATCGCCGAACACAATTTGATGGCGCACGTCGCCAGGCTGCACAAGCCGCTGCTGATCATGCAATCGCCCACCGACGACACCGTCGGCATCGACAACGCCACGCGGATCTTTCTGGCGGCAAAGCACCCGAAGAGCTTCGTTTCGCTCGACGGCATGGACCACCTGCTGACGAAGAGATCCGATGCGGTCTATGTGGCCGACGTCATCACCGCCTGGGCCGGCCGCTATCTCGATGCGGCGGCGACTGCGCCTGCCGCCGACTCGCCGGAGCCGCGCAGGGTGGTGGTGCGCGAGACCCGCGCCAGCAAACTGCAGCAGCAGATCATGGTCGGCCCGCATCGCCTGATCGCCGACGAACCGCTCGCCGCCGGCGGCGCCGACACCGGGCCCGGTCCCTACGACCTGCTGCTCGCCGCGCTCGGCGCCTGCACCAGCATGACCATGCGGCTTTATGCCGATCGCAAGGCACTGCCCATGGACCGCGTCACCGTGACCCTGAACCACAGCAAGATCTACGCGAAGGATTGCGCGGAGTGTGAGACCAAAGAGGGGATGCTCGACCAGCTCGACCGCGTGATATCGATCGAAGGCGCGCTCGATGACGAACAGCGCAAGCGGCTGATGGACGTCGCCGACAAGTGCCCGGTGCATCGCACGCTGAAGTCGGAAATTCGCATCGTGACCAAGGCCGCGGAGTAG
- a CDS encoding esterase/lipase family protein — MSATAQTLRAPSKTLMLLETRALHEFGAFLGALPLLNLAPRGDGHPVLVLPGLVASDISTRPLRSFLKGRGYAVSGWKQGRNLGLRDGVQDSMMDLLRELNDSHGRKVSLVGWSLGGLYARQLAKLMPDRVRSVITLGSPFAAGPKATNAWQVYEIVSGKPADHSDPNFGSDLSEPPPVPTTAIYSRTDGICAWQGCKENPSAQTESIEVESSHCGMGHHPAVVYAVAERLAQREGEWAPFDRSGWRSLLFPDPNR; from the coding sequence ATGTCGGCGACTGCCCAGACTTTGCGTGCCCCCTCGAAAACCCTGATGCTGCTGGAGACCCGGGCGCTGCATGAATTCGGCGCCTTCCTGGGCGCGCTGCCGCTGCTGAATCTGGCGCCGCGCGGCGACGGCCATCCGGTGCTCGTGCTGCCGGGGCTGGTCGCCTCGGACATTTCGACACGGCCGCTGCGCAGTTTTCTCAAAGGCCGCGGCTATGCGGTCAGTGGCTGGAAGCAGGGCCGCAACCTTGGCCTGCGCGACGGCGTTCAGGACAGCATGATGGACCTGCTGCGCGAGTTGAACGACAGCCATGGCCGCAAGGTCAGCCTGGTCGGCTGGAGCTTGGGCGGGCTCTATGCGCGCCAGCTGGCCAAGCTGATGCCGGACCGGGTCCGTTCCGTGATCACGCTGGGCAGTCCGTTTGCAGCGGGCCCCAAGGCGACCAATGCCTGGCAGGTCTATGAAATCGTCAGCGGCAAGCCTGCCGATCACAGTGACCCGAATTTTGGCAGCGACCTATCCGAGCCGCCGCCGGTGCCGACCACCGCGATCTACAGCCGCACCGACGGCATCTGCGCCTGGCAGGGCTGCAAGGAAAACCCGTCGGCGCAGACCGAGAGCATCGAGGTCGAAAGCAGCCATTGCGGCATGGGACATCATCCCGCCGTGGTCTATGCGGTGGCCGAGCGCCTCGCCCAGCGCGAGGGCGAATGGGCCCCGTTCGATCGCTCCGGCTGGCGCAGCCTGCTGTTTCCGGATCCGAACCGGTAG